One Portunus trituberculatus isolate SZX2019 chromosome 42, ASM1759143v1, whole genome shotgun sequence DNA window includes the following coding sequences:
- the LOC123517634 gene encoding mucin-2-like, with amino-acid sequence MVGERCFVMVLQVLCAVYGAHGTTRNESDAPVSGTRSHGLERQANHDSDLETMTEDFPLGLPWDVTVNGTTRNVNKALPSSHKKDDSATTTDRRIAIEFSHEQIRVQEYDHNHSEPPATTHAFTIQAATLLPTITVTGANSRLTELTSMIQSTTKQATMLLSPTITAAMTKAATTPETTSMEPSITNTTTMAANIPETATMEPTITNTTTTTSTTPETTTMEQTITNTTTTTKTSTTPEITIVEPTITNTTAWTTPETTTMEPTIANTTTITSTVPETTTMEPTITNTTTTTTTSTIPETTTMEPTITNTTTTTTTSTTPETTTMEPTITNTTTTTTTSTTPETTMEPKIMNTTTKTSTTMEPTITNTTTTTSTTPDTTTIEPTITNTTTTTKTSTTMEPTITNTTTTTSTTPETTTIEPMITNTTTMKTTSEMTTTSLKTETTMERTTTERTTTSPATITSRPKLAKIQVVSSPPTTTSASYGIAFDGEQTIHPQPLPRRCPVTSTENTPQRRKKSAPYLADVEEDITEHDNKASSASPAPYDELRGGRHVEDATLFPEGVEDPTTEEDETEEELVKSTIQKLKALIEGKHRNETTKKRKENDAHLSSHFRFMTLTYLDKIRKIGKEKRITEPPTASTTASPKTEIIRGARPTEGMGSREDIESSDEESLSENASRSDNETHFSTLEEVKAEGSHESALTNSTTQATRPPEMHKLPTTSELKQKTNQNQTSEEPSDRTCTWIHAGTSKE; translated from the exons ATGGTGGGGGAAAGGTGTTTTGTCATGGTTCTTCAAGTGCTCTGTGCAGTGTATGGGGCTCACG GTACCACCAGAAATGAGAGTGATGCGCCTGTGTCAGGAACTCGTAGTCATGGCCTCGAACGTCAAGCAAATCATGACTCAGACCTAGAGACTATGACCGAAGACTTTCCACTAGGCTTACCATGGGACGTAACGGTAAATGGAACTACccggaatgtaaacaaagcccTTCCATCTTCTCACAAGAAAGATGATTCAGCAACAACCACTGATCGCCGTATTGCAATAGAGTTTTCCCATGAACAAATACGAGTACAGGAGTATGACCACAACCACAGTGAGCCTCCAGCCACTACACACGCATTCACGATACAAGCTGCCACCCTTCTGCCCACCATCACCGTAACAGGAGCCAACAGTAGACTAACTGAATTGACGTCCATGATACAATCGACCACTAAACAAGCGACCATGTTACTGTCACCGACGATCACGGCAGCAATGACTAAGGCAGCGACGACTCCAGAAACGACGAGCATGGAACCGTCGATCACCAATACCACGACCATGGCAGCGAATATCCCAGAAACAGCGACCATGGAACCAACGATCACGAACACCACGACCACAACATCGACGACCCCAGAAACAACGACCATGGAACAGACGATCACGaacaccacaaccacgaccAAGACATCAACGACCCCTGAAATAACGATCGTGGAACCAACGATCACGAACACCACGGCATGGACGACCCCAGAAACAACGACAATGGAACCGACGATCGCGAACACCACGACCATAACATCAACGGTCCCAGAAACAACGACAATGGAACCGACGATCACGAACACTACGACTACGACCACAACATCAACGATCCCAGAAACAACGACAATGGAACCGACGATCACGAACACTACGACTACGACCACAACATCGACGACCCCTGAAACGACGACAATGGAACCGACGATCACGAACACTACGACTACGACCACGACATCGACGACCCCAGAAACGACCATGGAACCAAAGATCATGAACACCACGACCAAGACATCAACGACCATGGAACCGACGATCACGAACACCACGACTACGACATCGACGACCCCAGACACAACTACAATAGAACCGACGATCACGaacaccacaaccacgaccAAGACATCAACGACCATGGAACCGACGATCACGAACACCACGACCACAACATCGACAACCCCTGAAACAACGACCATTGAACCGATGATCACGAATACCACGACAATGAAAACGACCTCGGAAATGACAACCACATCACTGAAGACAGAAACGACTATGGAACGGACGACCACTGAACGAACAACCACATCACCGGCGACTATCACATCAAGGCCTAAGTTAGCAAAGATCCAAGTGGTATCgtctccccccaccaccacatcagcatCATATGGTATTGCTTTCGACGGAGAGCAAACTATCCATCCCCAGCCACTACCTAGACGCTGCCCAGTCACATCAACAGAGAACACCccacagagaaggaaaaagagcgcTCCTTACTTAGCAGACGTCGAGGAGGACATTACTGAACATGATAACAAGGCTTCATCCGCATCGCCAGCTCCTTATGACGAGCTAAGGGGAGGCAGACACGTGGAAGATGCTACTCTTTTCCCTGAGGGCGTAGAGGATCCCACAACAGAGGAAGACGAGACAGAGGAAGAGCTTGTGAAGTCGACTATTCAGAAACTAAAGGCACTGATTGAAGGAAAGCACAGAAACGAAACCACAAAGAAGCGTAAGGAGAATGATGCACATTTGAGCAGCCACTTTCGTTTTATGACCCTCACTTATTTAGACAAGATACGAAAGattgggaaagagaagagaattacAG AACCACCCACCGCCAGTACGACAGCTTCACCAAAGACAGAAATCATCCGAGGGGCTCGACCAACGGAGGGTATGGGCAGCAGAGAGGACATAGAATCTTCTGATGAAGAGAGCCTTTCGGAGAATGCAAGCCGCTCTGACAATGAAACGCACTTCTCTACCCTCGAAGAAGTGAAGGCGGAAGGCAGCCATGAGTCAG cgctcACAAATTCCACGACGCAAGCCACAAGACCACCTGAGATGCACAAACTTCCCACAACCTCCGAGCTGAAGCAAAAGACTAACCAGAATCAGACTAGCGAGGAACCTTCTGACAGGACTTGTACTTGGATACACGCAGGTACCTCGAAGGAGTGA